One window from the genome of Salvia miltiorrhiza cultivar Shanhuang (shh) chromosome 7, IMPLAD_Smil_shh, whole genome shotgun sequence encodes:
- the LOC130993306 gene encoding 60S ribosomal protein L9-2-like, with amino-acid sequence MKTILSSDSMDIPDDVKIKVKAKVIEVEGPRGKLSRNFKHLNLDFQLTTDEATGKKKLKIDAWFGSRKTTAAIRTALSHVQNLINGVTQGYRYKMRFVYAHFPINASITGLGTAIEIRNFLGEKKVRKVDMLEGVTIVRSEKVKDELVLEGNDIELVSRSCALINQKCHVKNKDIRKFLDGIYVSEKGAIAVEEN; translated from the exons ATGAAGACGATTCTGTCATCCGACTCCATGGATATCCCAGACGACGTGAAGATTAAGGTGAAAGCCAAAGTGATCGAGGTCGAAGGCCCCAGGGGAAAACTCTCCCGCAATTTCAAGCATTTGAACCTCGATTTCCAGCTCACCACCGACGAGGCTACCGGAAAGAAGAAGCTCAAGATCGATGCTTGGTTTGGCAGCCGAAAAACCACCGCCGCCATCCGCACGGCTCTCAGCCACGTGCAGAATTTGATCAACGGCGTTACCCAAGGTTACCGTTACAAGATGCGCTTTGTGTATGCTCACTTCCCAATCAACGCCTCAATAACTGGTCTCGGCACTGCAATTGAAATCCGAAATTTCCTTGGCGAGAAGAAG GTGAGGAAGGTTGACATGCTTGAAGGGGTTACGATTGTGCGGTCTGAGAAGGTTAAGGATGAACTTGTTTTGGAGGGCAATGACATTGAGCTCGTGTCTAGATCATGTGCTTTGATAAACCAG AAATGCCATGTGAAGAACAAGGACATCCGTAAGTTCCTTGACGGTATCTATGTGAGCGAGAAGGGCGCCATTGCTGTGGAGGAAAATTAG
- the LOC130993943 gene encoding uncharacterized protein LOC130993943: MRLFTGKPPSIFILAVFLTALLLPAARSDSNLLKLPSDQPENDLCPLNSEPDMCPVKCFRPDPVCGVDGVTYWCGCAEAHCAGARVKKFGYCEVRNGGSGPAGQALLLVHIIWLILLGVFVLFGLL; the protein is encoded by the coding sequence ATGCGCTTATTCACCGGCAAACCGCCTTCAATTTTCATCCTCGCCGTTTTCCTCACCGCCCTTCTCCTCCCCGCCGCCCGATCCGACTCTAATCTGCTGAAGCTGCCGTCTGATCAGCCAGAAAATGACCTCTGCCCGTTGAATTCAGAACCGGATATGTGTCCCGTAAAATGCTTCCGGCCCGACCCGGTTTGCGGGGTGGACGGCGTGACCTATTGGTGTGGCTGCGCAGAGGCCCATTGTGCAGGAGCGCGTGTGAAGAAATTCGGGTATTGTGAGGTCCGCAATGGCGGGTCGGGCCCCGCGGGGCAGGCTCTTCTATTGGTTCACATCATATGGCTAATATTGCTCGGGGTATTCGTATTGTTTGGGCTGCTTTGA
- the LOC130993310 gene encoding uncharacterized protein LOC130993310 produces MGGCASKPKDLSTRKLPSPAVRKPHAPPELPVESPPAQEKKGGNEDKEEASEAAPPKVKEPETSDQVEVVKPTEAEVEAKEVTQVKEEKEEVEAPKEKEEETIVQEEKKQEVVVVPKQEVAA; encoded by the exons ATGGGAGGCTGCGCGAGCAAACCTAAGGACTTGAGCACTAGGAAGCTGCCTTCTCCCGCTGTCAGGAAGCCACACGCCCCGCCTGAGCTACCTGTTGAGTCGCCACCGGCACAA GAGAAGAAAGGTGGAAACGAGGACAAGGAAGAAGCTTCTGAGGCAGCTCCGCCCAAGGTGAAGGAGCCGGAAACTAGTGATCAGGTGGAGGTGGTGAAGCCAACGGAAGCTGAAGTTGAGGCAAAGGAGGTAACACAGGTAAAGGAGGAGAAAGAAGAGGTAGAAGCACCCaaggagaaggaagaagaaactATTGTGCAAGAGGAGAAGAAACAAGAGGTTGTAGTGGTACCAAAGCAGGAGGTAGCAGCATAA